One genomic window of Haloferax mediterranei ATCC 33500 includes the following:
- a CDS encoding MBL fold metallo-hydrolase, with translation MRVTFLGTGSAMPVSGRAQTGLLLESDTHALLVDCGSGVLARLAETEVGYEGISSVLLTHLHLDHVSDLMPLVKARWLAGEEYLEIVGPEGTKALVDGLFDVHDYLKGRLEIRVREVGPHEFGITGFDVLGYEVRHSIPTLAYRFTHEMGESDFVFSGDTEAFDGLAEFADGASVLVHDCSFPDDVDVSNHPTPSKVGETLAGYDIDRVILTHLYPHADRVTDNLEARVSDHFDGDVQVAEDGLVVEF, from the coding sequence ATGCGCGTCACATTCCTCGGTACTGGTAGTGCGATGCCCGTTTCCGGTCGTGCTCAGACCGGACTGCTGCTCGAATCGGACACGCACGCGCTCCTTGTCGACTGCGGGTCGGGCGTGCTGGCTCGACTCGCCGAGACCGAGGTTGGGTACGAAGGCATCTCATCGGTGCTCCTCACACACCTCCATCTCGACCACGTTTCGGACCTCATGCCCCTCGTCAAGGCCCGTTGGCTTGCCGGTGAAGAGTATCTCGAAATCGTCGGGCCGGAGGGGACGAAGGCGCTCGTCGACGGTCTCTTCGACGTACACGACTACCTGAAAGGCCGATTAGAGATTCGGGTCCGCGAGGTCGGTCCCCACGAGTTCGGTATCACCGGATTCGACGTGCTCGGCTACGAAGTCCGCCACTCGATTCCGACGCTCGCGTACCGGTTCACGCACGAAATGGGAGAATCCGACTTCGTCTTCTCCGGCGACACCGAGGCGTTCGACGGACTCGCCGAGTTCGCCGACGGTGCTTCTGTCCTCGTCCACGACTGCTCGTTCCCCGACGACGTGGACGTCTCGAACCACCCGACGCCGAGCAAAGTGGGTGAAACGCTCGCCGGGTACGACATCGACAGGGTCATTCTCACGCACTTGTACCCGCACGCCGACCGCGTCACCGACAACCTCGAAGCGCGAGTCAGTGACCACTTCGACGGCGACGTACAGGTCGCAGAAGACGGGTTAGTCGTCGAATTCTGA
- a CDS encoding isopentenyl phosphate kinase, with protein MSLVVLKLGGSVVTDKDELETIDKDGLAAAADAVATLAESGQVVVVHGAGSFGHPHAADHDVSSDTGTHDEIGVRAIHDAMKRLNDAVLDALAERGVSALPVHPLSAGARETDGSLSLSLAATETMLAEGFVPVLHGDVIAHAGEGATIVSGDDLVVSLASGLDADRVGLCSTVPGVLDTDGAVIPEITAFADAADALGGSESTDVTGGMAAKVRKLLALGAPAHVFGPDGLSAFVAGESPGTVIRGE; from the coding sequence GTGAGCCTCGTCGTCCTCAAACTCGGCGGGAGCGTCGTCACCGACAAAGACGAACTCGAGACGATCGATAAAGACGGTCTTGCCGCTGCTGCAGACGCCGTCGCAACCCTTGCAGAATCAGGGCAGGTCGTCGTCGTCCACGGCGCCGGAAGCTTCGGGCACCCCCACGCCGCCGACCACGACGTCTCCTCGGATACAGGCACGCACGACGAAATCGGTGTCCGTGCCATCCACGATGCGATGAAGCGCCTGAACGACGCCGTCCTCGACGCGCTCGCGGAACGAGGCGTCTCTGCCCTCCCGGTTCACCCACTCTCGGCTGGTGCGCGCGAAACAGATGGGTCGCTGTCGCTCTCACTCGCCGCAACTGAGACGATGCTCGCCGAAGGATTCGTCCCGGTTCTCCACGGGGATGTCATCGCGCACGCGGGCGAGGGTGCAACCATCGTCAGCGGCGACGACCTCGTGGTCTCGCTGGCGTCCGGTCTCGACGCCGACCGCGTCGGTCTCTGTTCGACCGTCCCCGGCGTCCTCGATACCGACGGAGCGGTGATTCCGGAAATCACCGCGTTTGCGGACGCAGCAGACGCGCTCGGCGGGTCGGAATCGACGGACGTGACCGGCGGCATGGCCGCGAAAGTTCGCAAGTTGCTCGCGCTCGGCGCACCCGCCCACGTGTTCGGTCCCGACGGACTCTCCGCATTCGTCGCTGGCGAGTCGCCCGGCACCGTGATTCGCGGGGAATAA
- the mvk gene encoding mevalonate kinase produces the protein MTVSSAPGKVYLFGEHAVVYGEPAVPCAVERRATVSVSARDDDHVRVRAEDLSLNGFTVEYSGSTGNHPDVDVPTPLVEAAMGYIDAAVAQARDAADAPDAGFDITVKSDIPLGAGLGSSAAVVVAGIDAATRELGVELSPREIADRAYRAEHEVQDGQASRADTFCSAMGGAVRVEGDDCRTIDAPPLPFVIGFDGGAGDTGALVSGVRALREEYDFAADTVSTIGDIVRRGEDLLADADPEEPSEALLSELGRFMNFNHGLLEALGVSSRSLDSMVWAAREAGAYGAKLTGAGGGGCIVALDPTPETQTALRFTPGCEDAFRAELATEGVRVEEPPASAASAESNVGDDQSPEGSA, from the coding sequence ATGACCGTTTCGAGCGCTCCCGGCAAGGTGTATCTGTTCGGGGAGCACGCAGTCGTCTACGGCGAACCGGCGGTTCCATGCGCCGTCGAGCGACGAGCGACCGTCTCCGTCTCTGCCCGCGACGACGACCACGTCCGCGTCCGTGCCGAAGACCTGAGTCTCAACGGCTTCACGGTAGAGTACAGCGGGTCGACCGGCAACCATCCCGACGTAGACGTTCCCACACCGCTCGTCGAGGCCGCGATGGGCTACATCGATGCGGCTGTTGCACAGGCCCGTGACGCCGCCGACGCGCCCGACGCTGGATTCGACATCACCGTCAAAAGCGACATCCCGCTCGGCGCTGGTCTCGGCTCGTCCGCGGCCGTCGTCGTCGCCGGTATCGACGCCGCAACGCGCGAACTGGGCGTCGAACTCTCCCCCCGAGAGATAGCCGACCGGGCCTACCGCGCCGAACACGAGGTTCAGGACGGACAGGCTTCGCGCGCCGATACGTTCTGCTCCGCGATGGGTGGGGCCGTCCGCGTCGAAGGCGACGACTGCCGGACCATCGACGCGCCTCCACTCCCGTTTGTCATCGGCTTCGACGGCGGCGCAGGCGACACCGGCGCGCTCGTCTCCGGCGTCCGCGCCCTGCGCGAAGAGTACGACTTCGCCGCCGACACCGTCTCAACTATCGGCGACATCGTCCGCCGGGGCGAAGACCTCCTCGCCGACGCCGACCCGGAGGAACCCTCCGAAGCGCTCCTCTCCGAACTCGGCCGGTTCATGAACTTCAACCACGGCCTGCTCGAAGCCCTCGGCGTCTCCTCTCGCTCGCTCGATTCCATGGTCTGGGCGGCCCGCGAGGCGGGTGCCTACGGCGCAAAACTCACCGGTGCGGGCGGCGGCGGTTGTATCGTCGCGCTCGACCCCACGCCCGAGACGCAGACCGCACTTCGGTTCACGCCGGGCTGTGAGGATGCGTTCCGGGCCGAACTCGCAACTGAGGGCGTTCGTGTCGAAGAGCCGCCAGCGTCGGCAGCATCGGCAGAATCGAATGTGGGCGACGACCAGTCCCCGGAGGGGTCGGCGTGA
- a CDS encoding M20/M25/M40 family metallo-hydrolase translates to MEDDRREFLEDLLTTPSPSGYETDGQRVWIDYVSQFADDVTVDAYGNAVAVHEGSGDGPEIAFTGHADQIGYIVRDIDDDGFVRIGPIGGADRTVSKGQHVTVHADGGDVHGVIGQTAIHLRDVGEEEYDDLEEQFVDIGATSKDEANDYVEVGDPVTVEARVRDLAGDRVAANGMDNRVGTWSAAEGLRAAVENDVDATVYAVSTVQEEVGVQGAKMVGYDLNPDAVVAVDVTHATDNPDVPGKQKGPVELAEGPVISRGSANHPNVVALARDAADEADIDVQLQADGIRTGTDADAFYTSRSGIPSLNIGIPNRYMHTPVEVISTTDLDDVAALLGSIAALAGDVESFGVEL, encoded by the coding sequence ATGGAAGACGACCGACGCGAATTTCTCGAAGACCTGCTTACCACACCAAGTCCGTCCGGCTACGAGACCGACGGACAGCGCGTGTGGATAGACTACGTCTCCCAGTTTGCAGACGACGTAACCGTCGACGCGTACGGTAACGCTGTCGCGGTTCACGAAGGCTCCGGCGACGGCCCCGAAATCGCCTTTACCGGCCACGCCGACCAGATTGGCTACATCGTCCGCGACATCGACGATGACGGCTTCGTCCGCATCGGTCCCATCGGCGGTGCCGACCGAACCGTCTCGAAGGGCCAGCACGTGACAGTTCACGCCGACGGAGGCGATGTCCACGGCGTCATCGGCCAGACTGCCATCCACCTCCGCGACGTTGGAGAGGAAGAATACGACGACCTCGAAGAGCAGTTCGTCGATATCGGCGCGACGAGCAAGGACGAGGCGAATGACTACGTCGAAGTCGGCGACCCCGTGACGGTCGAAGCACGAGTCCGCGACCTCGCGGGCGACCGCGTCGCAGCCAACGGGATGGACAACCGCGTCGGCACGTGGTCGGCCGCCGAAGGACTTCGCGCTGCCGTCGAGAACGACGTGGACGCGACGGTATACGCCGTCAGCACGGTACAAGAGGAAGTCGGCGTGCAAGGTGCGAAGATGGTCGGCTACGACCTCAATCCCGACGCGGTGGTCGCGGTCGACGTAACGCACGCAACCGACAACCCGGACGTACCGGGCAAGCAGAAAGGACCGGTCGAACTCGCTGAGGGACCGGTTATCTCCCGCGGGAGCGCGAATCACCCGAACGTCGTCGCACTCGCCCGCGACGCGGCTGACGAGGCCGACATCGACGTACAGCTACAGGCCGACGGCATCCGCACGGGTACGGACGCGGACGCTTTCTACACGAGTCGCTCCGGCATTCCCTCCCTCAACATCGGCATCCCGAACCGCTACATGCACACGCCGGTCGAAGTCATCTCGACGACCGACCTCGACGACGTGGCCGCGCTTCTCGGGTCGATAGCGGCGCTCGCTGGCGACGTTGAGTCGTTCGGCGTCGAACTGTAA
- a CDS encoding 50S ribosomal protein L11 gives MAGTIEVLVPGGKANPGPPLGPELGPTPVDVQAVVGEINDQTDAFDGMEVPVTVEYDDDGSFSIEVGVPPTAALIKDEVGFETGSGEPQKNFVADMSVEQLKKVAEQKSSDLLAYDLKNASKEVAGTCASLGVTIEGEDARTFKERIDGGDFDDQFDDE, from the coding sequence ATGGCTGGAACTATCGAAGTACTCGTTCCCGGCGGGAAGGCGAACCCCGGTCCGCCGCTCGGCCCGGAACTCGGCCCGACCCCTGTCGACGTGCAGGCTGTCGTTGGCGAAATCAACGACCAGACCGACGCATTCGACGGCATGGAAGTGCCGGTCACCGTCGAGTACGATGACGACGGCTCGTTCAGCATCGAGGTCGGTGTCCCTCCGACGGCCGCCCTCATCAAGGACGAAGTCGGATTCGAGACTGGCAGCGGCGAACCCCAGAAGAACTTCGTCGCCGACATGTCCGTCGAACAGCTAAAGAAGGTCGCAGAGCAGAAGTCTTCTGACCTGCTCGCGTACGACCTCAAGAACGCCTCGAAGGAAGTCGCAGGGACGTGCGCGTCGCTCGGTGTCACCATCGAGGGCGAGGACGCCCGTACGTTCAAGGAGCGTATCGACGGCGGCGACTTCGACGACCAGTTCGACGACGAGTAA
- a CDS encoding 50S ribosomal protein L1 — MADTIVDAVSRALDEAPGRNFRETVDLAVNLRDLDLNDPSKRVDESIVLPSGTGQDTQIVVFATGETALRAEDVADEVLGPDELEDFGDDTDAAKDLADETDFFVAEAALMQDIGRYLGTVLGPRGKMPTPLQPDDDVVETVDRMKNTVQLRSRDRRTFHTRVGADDMSSDEIAENIDVIVRRLEATLEKGPLNIDSIFVKTTMGPSVEVPA; from the coding sequence ATGGCAGACACAATAGTTGACGCAGTATCTCGCGCACTCGACGAGGCGCCCGGGCGGAACTTCCGCGAAACGGTCGACCTCGCCGTCAACCTGCGCGATTTAGATCTTAACGACCCGTCGAAGCGTGTTGACGAGAGCATCGTGCTCCCGTCTGGCACCGGCCAGGACACCCAGATTGTGGTGTTCGCGACCGGTGAGACCGCGCTCCGCGCAGAGGATGTCGCCGACGAAGTTCTCGGGCCCGATGAGCTCGAAGACTTCGGCGACGACACCGATGCGGCGAAAGACCTTGCCGACGAGACCGACTTCTTCGTTGCCGAGGCAGCACTGATGCAGGACATCGGTCGCTACCTTGGTACCGTTCTCGGTCCCCGCGGTAAGATGCCGACCCCACTTCAGCCCGACGACGACGTCGTCGAGACAGTGGACCGGATGAAAAACACGGTGCAGCTCCGCTCCCGTGACCGACGCACGTTCCACACGCGCGTTGGTGCGGACGACATGTCTTCTGACGAGATCGCGGAGAACATCGACGTTATCGTCCGTCGTCTCGAAGCGACGCTCGAAAAGGGCCCCCTCAACATTGACTCTATCTTCGTGAAGACGACGATGGGTCCGTCCGTGGAGGTGCCCGCATGA
- a CDS encoding 50S ribosomal protein L10: MSESGTRQTEVIPQWKRDEVEELVDFIDSYESVGVVGVAGIPSKQLQAMRRELHGSAAVRMSRNTLVNRALDEVNDGFEELKEYIAGQVALIGTNDNPFALYKELEASKTPAPINAGEVAPNDIVIPEGDTGVDPGPFVGELQQVGASARIMEGSIKVTEDSHVLDEGEEVSEELANVLVELGIEPKEVGLDLRGVFSEGVLFEPDELAIDVDEYRADIQSAVSAATNLSVNAVYPTAQTAPSLIAKATSEAKSVGLFANIESPDFMPELITKADAQLRALATKIDDEEALPEELRGVSAPSAPAADEDESTDEEAEEADEAEADDTDDEGDDEDAGDALGSLF; the protein is encoded by the coding sequence ATGAGCGAATCCGGGACTCGACAGACCGAGGTTATTCCGCAGTGGAAGCGTGACGAAGTCGAGGAACTCGTCGACTTCATCGACAGCTACGAATCCGTTGGCGTCGTCGGTGTCGCGGGCATTCCGAGCAAGCAGCTCCAGGCCATGCGCCGCGAGCTGCACGGTTCGGCTGCAGTGCGCATGAGCCGTAACACGCTCGTGAACCGCGCACTCGACGAAGTCAACGATGGCTTCGAGGAACTCAAGGAGTACATCGCCGGACAGGTCGCCCTCATCGGCACGAACGACAACCCGTTCGCCCTGTACAAGGAGCTCGAAGCGTCGAAGACACCCGCTCCCATCAACGCTGGCGAAGTTGCCCCGAACGACATCGTCATCCCCGAGGGTGACACGGGCGTAGACCCGGGTCCGTTCGTCGGCGAACTCCAGCAGGTCGGTGCCTCCGCCCGCATTATGGAAGGCTCGATCAAGGTGACCGAAGACTCCCACGTCCTCGACGAGGGCGAGGAAGTCTCTGAGGAACTCGCCAACGTGCTGGTAGAACTCGGTATCGAACCCAAGGAGGTCGGTCTCGACCTTCGTGGCGTCTTCTCCGAAGGCGTCCTGTTCGAACCCGACGAACTCGCCATCGACGTGGACGAGTACCGTGCCGACATCCAGTCGGCCGTTTCCGCCGCAACGAACCTCTCGGTCAACGCGGTCTACCCGACCGCCCAGACCGCGCCGTCGCTCATCGCGAAGGCGACCAGCGAGGCCAAATCCGTCGGTCTCTTCGCCAACATCGAAAGCCCGGACTTCATGCCGGAGCTTATCACGAAGGCAGACGCCCAGCTTCGGGCGCTCGCCACGAAGATCGACGACGAGGAGGCGCTCCCCGAGGAACTCCGCGGTGTCTCCGCGCCTAGCGCGCCCGCCGCGGACGAAGACGAATCGACTGACGAAGAAGCAGAGGAAGCCGACGAGGCTGAAGCCGACGACACCGACGACGAAGGTGACGACGAAGACGCCGGCGACGCCCTTGGCTCCCTGTTCTAA
- the rpl12p gene encoding 50S ribosomal protein P1, producing MEYVYAALILNETDEEVNEENITAVLEAAGVDVEESRAKALVAALEDVDIEEAIETAAAAPAPAAGGAAGGEVEAAEADEAEEAEEAEEEAAEEEDEDEEADGEGLGALFG from the coding sequence ATGGAATACGTCTACGCTGCTCTCATCCTGAACGAGACGGACGAAGAGGTCAACGAAGAGAACATCACCGCAGTCCTCGAGGCTGCCGGTGTCGATGTCGAAGAGTCCCGCGCCAAGGCGCTCGTCGCCGCGCTCGAGGACGTTGACATCGAAGAGGCCATCGAGACGGCCGCCGCTGCCCCCGCACCCGCTGCGGGCGGCGCTGCTGGTGGCGAGGTCGAGGCTGCTGAGGCTGACGAAGCCGAAGAAGCCGAAGAAGCCGAAGAAGAGGCCGCTGAAGAAGAAGACGAGGACGAGGAGGCCGACGGTGAAGGTCTCGGCGCCCTCTTCGGCTAA
- a CDS encoding tripartite tricarboxylate transporter permease, with translation MSPTGTVGFVALRALDPTTAVFVGVGVGILLGTCSGLVPGLHANAFALVLASVAADIPAPPVAVAAAVLAASTVHTFLDVVPALTLGVPDAALAPGALPAHKLVLGGRGREALRLSALGSGVALCLAVPVAVPVTEVLVHGYPIIRDYLWVVLVGVAVALIWTEPTIRAKLTAGVTVAAATGLGLAVLDRSFVGPLPVGGVLAPLLAGLFGVPVLLEARHGTGVPPQGDTTLATSPWAVARSVLAGTGGGAFVGYLPGVSAGVAGTLALAVLPGSDPDESARAYVTATSAATTATTVFALFALAGLGTPRTGALVALSAADLPTGLGIAVPTTIFAGVCGSMLVPILGDRALVFVGRLDQRRLVAGVCLFLVVLSWAFAGVGGIVVLGVAAGVGHLPVKFGCRRIHLMSVLMGPLALG, from the coding sequence ATGTCGCCCACCGGAACGGTTGGATTCGTCGCGCTGCGCGCCCTCGACCCGACGACCGCCGTCTTCGTCGGCGTCGGTGTTGGCATCCTTCTCGGGACGTGTTCGGGTCTCGTCCCGGGGCTTCACGCGAATGCTTTTGCGCTCGTGCTCGCCAGCGTCGCGGCTGACATACCCGCTCCGCCAGTCGCCGTCGCCGCCGCCGTCCTCGCGGCCTCGACGGTTCACACGTTTCTCGACGTGGTTCCGGCGCTGACGCTCGGCGTCCCTGATGCGGCGCTCGCACCCGGTGCGCTCCCGGCTCACAAACTCGTCCTCGGCGGGCGGGGACGCGAGGCACTCCGTCTCTCAGCGCTTGGAAGCGGTGTCGCGCTCTGTCTCGCCGTCCCTGTGGCAGTTCCCGTCACCGAGGTGCTGGTTCACGGCTATCCGATTATCCGTGACTACCTGTGGGTCGTTCTCGTCGGTGTCGCGGTCGCTCTCATCTGGACCGAACCGACCATCCGGGCGAAACTCACCGCCGGAGTGACTGTTGCCGCCGCGACGGGTCTCGGACTCGCCGTTCTCGACCGCTCTTTCGTCGGACCGCTTCCCGTCGGCGGGGTTTTAGCGCCGTTGTTAGCTGGCCTGTTCGGTGTGCCGGTGCTTCTGGAGGCGCGCCACGGTACCGGAGTCCCTCCACAGGGCGATACGACACTCGCCACGTCTCCGTGGGCCGTTGCGCGGAGTGTTCTCGCGGGCACGGGCGGTGGCGCGTTCGTGGGCTACCTTCCGGGCGTTTCGGCCGGTGTCGCGGGAACACTCGCGCTCGCGGTTCTTCCCGGAAGCGACCCCGACGAATCGGCACGTGCCTACGTTACGGCGACGAGTGCCGCGACAACTGCAACGACCGTCTTCGCACTTTTCGCGCTGGCTGGACTGGGGACGCCGCGAACGGGCGCACTCGTTGCTCTCTCGGCGGCCGACCTGCCGACCGGACTCGGTATCGCGGTCCCAACGACGATTTTCGCGGGCGTCTGCGGTTCGATGTTAGTGCCGATTCTCGGTGACCGCGCGTTGGTGTTCGTCGGTCGACTCGACCAGCGCCGACTCGTCGCCGGAGTCTGTCTCTTTCTCGTCGTTCTCTCGTGGGCGTTTGCGGGCGTGGGTGGTATAGTCGTACTCGGCGTCGCCGCGGGGGTTGGGCACCTCCCGGTAAAATTCGGTTGTCGACGCATCCATCTAATGAGTGTGCTCATGGGGCCGCTTGCACTCGGGTGA
- a CDS encoding HVO_2753 family zinc finger protein: MSESEQRHAHQCVSCGINIAGMSAATFKCPDCGQEISRCSKCRKQSNLYECPDCGFMGP, from the coding sequence ATGAGCGAGTCCGAACAGCGACACGCGCACCAGTGTGTGTCCTGCGGCATCAACATCGCTGGCATGAGCGCCGCGACGTTCAAGTGCCCAGACTGTGGCCAAGAGATTTCGCGTTGTTCCAAGTGCCGTAAGCAGAGCAACCTCTACGAGTGCCCCGACTGCGGGTTCATGGGTCCATAA
- a CDS encoding elongation factor 1-beta yields the protein MGKVAAKIKVMPNSPELDLDDLEDLLEDSLPEGAKIKGFERDDVAFGLVALLPTVIVPDDAGGTEAVEEAFIEVDGVESVSVENVGRI from the coding sequence ATGGGAAAAGTAGCCGCCAAAATCAAGGTCATGCCGAACAGCCCCGAGCTCGACCTCGACGACCTCGAGGACCTGCTCGAAGACTCCCTCCCTGAGGGTGCAAAGATCAAGGGCTTCGAGCGCGACGACGTCGCGTTCGGTCTCGTCGCCCTCCTGCCGACGGTCATCGTCCCCGACGATGCTGGTGGCACTGAAGCTGTCGAGGAAGCATTCATCGAAGTCGACGGCGTCGAAAGCGTCTCCGTCGAGAACGTCGGCCGTATCTGA
- a CDS encoding cystathionine gamma-synthase yields MSEDERRIETRAIHAGQEPDEETGALMTPIYANSTYAQDGPGDHRGYEYSRTGNPTRTDLESNLAALENGSYGRAFSSGMGAINTVLNLLEAGDHVVAGNDVYGGTHRIFTQVYEKYDLEFDFVETTDHDAVRDAVRDETALVWVETPTNPLMRVNDIEALADIAHEVDALCAVDNTFATPYLQRPLDLGADIVSHSLTKYLGGHSDIVGGALITDDEELDEEIAFYQNSVGATPSPFDCFLVLRGAKTLPVRMDRHCDNARDLATWLDNHDAVETVHYPGLDSHPQHELAAEQMDDFGGMLSFELDGTLEQASTVVEETEVFTLAESLGGVESLIEQPAAMTHAAIPREERLEAGLTDGLIRVSVGIEHIDDMKADLEQAFDAAF; encoded by the coding sequence ATGTCTGAAGACGAGCGACGCATCGAGACGCGCGCCATCCACGCGGGTCAGGAACCCGACGAAGAGACCGGGGCGCTCATGACGCCCATCTACGCGAACTCCACGTACGCACAGGACGGTCCCGGCGACCACCGCGGATACGAGTACTCCCGAACGGGGAACCCGACGCGAACTGACCTCGAATCGAACCTCGCAGCGCTCGAAAACGGGTCGTACGGTCGCGCGTTCTCCTCGGGGATGGGTGCGATAAACACCGTGCTCAACCTGCTCGAAGCGGGCGACCACGTCGTCGCCGGCAACGACGTGTACGGCGGAACCCACCGCATCTTCACGCAGGTCTACGAGAAGTACGACCTCGAATTCGACTTCGTCGAGACGACCGACCACGACGCGGTCCGCGACGCGGTCCGCGACGAGACGGCGCTCGTGTGGGTCGAAACACCGACGAACCCGCTCATGCGCGTCAACGACATCGAAGCGCTGGCGGACATCGCACACGAGGTCGACGCACTCTGTGCCGTCGACAACACCTTCGCGACGCCGTATCTCCAGCGCCCGCTCGACCTCGGCGCGGACATCGTCTCGCACTCCTTGACGAAGTATCTCGGCGGCCACTCCGACATCGTCGGCGGCGCGCTCATCACCGACGACGAAGAACTCGACGAGGAAATCGCCTTCTACCAAAACTCCGTCGGTGCGACGCCGTCGCCGTTCGACTGCTTCCTCGTCCTCCGCGGGGCGAAGACGCTCCCGGTTCGGATGGACCGCCACTGCGACAACGCCCGCGACCTCGCCACGTGGCTCGACAACCACGACGCGGTCGAAACCGTTCACTATCCCGGACTCGACTCCCACCCGCAACACGAACTCGCGGCCGAACAGATGGACGATTTCGGCGGTATGCTCTCGTTCGAACTCGACGGGACGCTCGAACAGGCGTCGACCGTCGTCGAGGAGACCGAGGTGTTCACCCTCGCCGAAAGTCTTGGCGGCGTCGAGAGCCTCATCGAACAGCCGGCGGCGATGACCCACGCGGCCATCCCCCGCGAAGAACGCCTCGAAGCCGGTCTCACCGACGGTCTCATCCGCGTCTCCGTCGGCATCGAGCACATTGACGACATGAAGGCGGACCTCGAACAGGCGTTCGACGCGGCGTTCTAA
- a CDS encoding 50S ribosomal protein L21e, which produces MPSSNGPMKGTRGKLSNKPRERGTSPPQRAIAEFEEGQKVHLNLDPSVRDGRFHPRFNGLTGEVVGKQGRAFKVQINDGGKEKMVIARPAHLRAQQ; this is translated from the coding sequence ATGCCGAGCTCCAACGGTCCGATGAAGGGGACGCGAGGAAAGCTCTCGAACAAGCCGCGCGAGCGCGGCACTTCGCCGCCGCAGCGCGCTATCGCGGAATTCGAGGAGGGCCAGAAGGTCCACCTCAACCTCGACCCGAGCGTGCGTGATGGTCGGTTCCACCCGCGTTTCAACGGTCTCACCGGTGAGGTCGTCGGAAAGCAGGGCCGCGCGTTCAAGGTCCAGATCAACGACGGCGGCAAAGAGAAGATGGTAATCGCCCGACCTGCTCACCTGCGCGCCCAGCAGTAA
- a CDS encoding RNA polymerase Rpb4 family protein has product MTIFKEKLDEEYLTTSEVKELLAEVEAERAADEEREMRYELARAIEHVNRFAHLDPEESRELVEELAELEKVDNPTAIKVADLLPQSRDELRAVFAQQRYALSGDELDEILNIVAKYV; this is encoded by the coding sequence ATGACCATCTTCAAAGAAAAGCTCGACGAGGAGTATCTAACGACCTCCGAGGTCAAGGAGCTGCTCGCCGAGGTTGAGGCGGAGCGCGCTGCCGACGAAGAGCGTGAGATGCGCTACGAACTGGCTCGTGCAATCGAACACGTCAACCGGTTCGCCCACCTCGACCCCGAGGAATCTCGCGAACTCGTCGAGGAGCTCGCCGAGCTCGAAAAGGTCGACAATCCGACTGCTATCAAAGTCGCAGACCTCCTGCCGCAGTCGCGTGACGAACTGCGTGCGGTGTTCGCCCAACAGCGCTACGCGCTCTCTGGCGACGAACTCGACGAAATTCTGAACATCGTCGCAAAGTACGTCTGA
- a CDS encoding DUF655 domain-containing protein, with translation MTRSESGDADATAEYVIVLDVLRHGRQGDGQRRFDAEPIAYALGESDFRLLELTLVEDADVSIGDRLVVSPTADREAIQSVEEVSYDDLSNTATAEVEYVVEDIVEANEQRFTDFYNDAQPITLRLHQLNLLPGIGKKLRDKILEERKRHGPFDSFEDLQERVSGLHHPKDVIVERIIDELQDNDVKYKTFVRNDG, from the coding sequence ATGACACGTTCGGAGAGCGGTGACGCCGACGCCACGGCCGAGTACGTTATCGTGCTCGATGTACTCCGCCACGGGCGTCAAGGAGACGGCCAACGGCGATTCGACGCGGAACCTATCGCGTACGCGCTCGGTGAGTCGGACTTCCGTCTCCTCGAGTTGACCCTGGTAGAAGATGCCGACGTGAGTATCGGTGACAGACTTGTCGTGTCACCGACCGCCGACCGTGAAGCAATTCAGTCGGTCGAGGAAGTGTCCTACGATGACCTCTCGAACACCGCAACCGCCGAGGTGGAGTACGTCGTCGAGGATATCGTCGAAGCCAACGAACAACGCTTCACCGACTTCTACAACGATGCACAGCCGATTACCCTGCGACTCCACCAGCTTAATTTACTCCCGGGTATCGGGAAGAAACTCCGGGACAAAATCCTCGAAGAACGCAAGCGTCACGGGCCGTTCGACTCGTTCGAGGACCTCCAAGAGCGCGTCTCCGGACTTCACCATCCGAAAGATGTGATTGTCGAGCGAATCATCGATGAACTGCAGGACAACGACGTGAAGTACAAGACGTTCGTCAGAAACGACGGATAA